A genomic window from Chanodichthys erythropterus isolate Z2021 chromosome 1, ASM2448905v1, whole genome shotgun sequence includes:
- the lingo2 gene encoding leucine-rich repeat and immunoglobulin-like domain-containing nogo receptor-interacting protein 2 has protein sequence MVDYINRVMLHTAVSCWQPLLGLALVAVFVGSTQACPSRCECSAQSRSVICHRKRYTAIPDGVPIETRILDLSKNRIQAVNPDDFAAYPHIEELDLSGNIIAYVEPGAFNSLYSLHSLSLKSNRIKLLSLGVFSGLSNLTNLDISDNKVVILVDYMFQDLRNLRSLEVGDNELVYISHRAFSGLLSLESLTLERCNLTVVPTDALSHLHNLVSLHMRYLSISTLHPYSFKKLFHLRHLEIDNWPSLDVFPANSLHGLNLTTLSVTNTNLSVFPYQALRHLPYLTHLNLSYSRIRTVDGGLLQDLVRLRELKLAASQLLSIEPYAFQGIRSLRLLNVSHNRLDTLERGVFHAPEALEVLLINDNPLVCDCRLMWLLQRRHSISFGDTQPECSNPEGIHGRPFKEFKETLLSYYVTCTKPKIRENRTQMVSVEEGQSARLHCNAEGTPRPTISWVTPRRRHLTNRSHGRVTVHNNGSLDIKAAEVQDDGVYMCVASNTAGNDTLMVSLAVKSLGSLYANRTQHYTDTSNATANGTNLPNVTFGLDLKTILVSTAMGCFTFLGVVLFCFLLLFVWSRGKGKHKNNIDIEYVPRSKSNGTSAEEADQGAGPRRFNMKMI, from the coding sequence ATGGTGGACTATATAAATCGAGTCATGCTGCACACAGCCGTGTCTTGCTGGCAGCCTTTGCTGGGGCTGGCCCTGGTGGCTGTGTTCGTGGGCTCCACCCAGGCCTGCCCCTCCCGCTGCGAGTGCTCCGCCCAGAGCCGCTCTGTCATCTGTCACCGCAAGCGCTACACCGCCATCCCTGATGGAGTCCCAATCGAGACACGAATCCTTGATCTCAGCAAGAATCGCATTCAGGCCGTCAACCCCGATGACTTTGCTGCCTATCCACACATAGAAGAATTGGACCTGAGTGGAAACATCATTGCCTACGTTGAGCCCGGAGCCTTTAACTCGCTCTACAGCCTCCACTCACTGAGCTTAAAGAGCAACCGCATCAAGCTGCTCTCTCTAGGTGTCTTCTCCGGCCTCTCCAACCTGACGAACCTGGATATCAGTGACAACAAAGTTGTCATTCTGGTGGACTATATGTTCCAGGACCTGCGCAACCTCAGGTCATTGGAAGTTGGAGACAATGAGCTGGTTTACATCTCCCATCGGGCCTTCAGTGGACTGTTGTCACTGGAGAGCCTGACACTGGAGCGCTGTAACTTGACGGTGGTGCCCACAGATGCCCTGTCCCACCTACACAACCTGGTGAGCCTACATATGCGCTACCTCAGTATCAGCACTCTCCACCCCTACTCCTTCAAGAAGCTATTTCACCTCCGACACCTAGAGATCGACAACTGGCCTTCGTTGGATGTATTCCCAGCTAATTCTCTGCATGGCCTCAACCTCACCACACTTTCCGTTACCAACACCAACCTGTCCGTTTTCCCCTACCAGGCTCTTCGCCACTTGCCATACCTTACGCACCTTAACCTATCCTACAGTCGTATCCGGACAGTGGACGGTGGCCTGCTTCAGGACCTGGTGCGATTGCGTGAGCTGAAGTTGGCTGCATCTCAACTGCTGTCCATTGAACCCTACGCTTTCCAGGGTATACGCTCACTCCGCTTGCTAAATGTCTCCCACAACCGTCTTGATACCTTGGAGAGGGGTGTATTCCATGCTCCTGAGGCTCTAGAGGTGCTGTTGATCAATGACAACCCTCTGGTGTGTGACTGCCGACTCATGTGGTTGCTGCAAAGGCGCCATTCCATTTCTTTCGGTGACACCCAGCCTGAGTGCAGCAATCCGGAGGGCATCCACGGACGCCCCTTCAAGGAGTTCAAAGAGACCCTGCTGTCCTACTACGTGACCTGCACCAAGCCGAAGATCCGTGAAAATCGGACTCAGATGGTGTCGGTGGAGGAGGGACAGTCGGCCCGTTTACACTGCAATGCAGAGGGGACCCCGCGGCCCACTATTTCCTGGGTCACCCCACGCCGGAGACACCTGACCAACAGGAGCCACGGCAGGGTGACGGTCCACAACAACGGCTCGTTGGATATCAAGGCGGCGGAGGTTCAGGATGAtggtgtgtatatgtgtgtggcCTCTAACACAGCGGGCAATGACACTCTTATGGTATCACTGGCAGTGAAAAGTCTGGGCTCGCTGTATGCCAACAGGACCCAGCATTACACGGATACAAGCAATGCCACTGCCAATGGTACCAACCTCCCTAATGTGACCTTTGGCCTTGACCTAAAGACTATCTTAGTTTCTACAGCCATGGGCTGTTTCACATTCCTAGGAGTGGTTCTCTTCTGCTTCCTGCTCCTGTTTGTGTGGAGTCGAGGAAAAGgcaaacataaaaacaacattgaTATTGAGTACGTGCCACGCTCAAAGTCCAATGGGACCTCCGCTGAGGAGGCGGACCAGGGTGCTGGGCCGCGGCGCTTTAAcatgaaaatgatttaa